A region from the Candidatus Hydrogenedentota bacterium genome encodes:
- a CDS encoding Gfo/Idh/MocA family oxidoreductase, translated as MQKYGVGIIGTGWVAGEHVKAFQHDPRAEVRAVCGRDAARSKAFAEGLGLTCPVYTDVDDLLKQDGIDIVAICTPPNVHRDQAVAAAGAGKHIVLEKAMAVTVDDARAIRDAVDKAGVKSVVSFVLRWNPLFDIIKKQLSENAIGRVFMGEVDYFHGIGPWYKQYEWNIKKEVGASSLLSAGCHALDALRWFMGGEVEEVMQYATAGGGPSFTEYEYAPTTCTILKFTDGRIGKVTSCIECVQPYVFNINLVGTHGTIKNNQIWSKSHFPGQTTWVTVPTILPDSGDVTHHPFTGEASHLIDCIEKNVESHTSIADAFKSHEICYAADLSGLEGRPVKLPL; from the coding sequence ATGCAGAAATATGGGGTTGGAATCATTGGCACAGGCTGGGTGGCGGGTGAGCACGTCAAGGCCTTTCAACACGATCCCCGGGCGGAAGTCCGCGCGGTGTGCGGTCGCGATGCGGCGCGCTCCAAGGCCTTCGCGGAGGGGCTGGGCCTCACCTGCCCGGTGTATACCGACGTGGACGACTTACTGAAGCAGGACGGGATCGATATTGTGGCCATTTGCACGCCGCCGAACGTCCACCGGGATCAGGCGGTGGCCGCCGCCGGCGCGGGCAAGCACATCGTTCTGGAAAAGGCCATGGCGGTGACCGTGGACGACGCCCGCGCCATTCGCGATGCGGTGGACAAAGCGGGTGTGAAATCCGTGGTCAGCTTCGTGCTGCGCTGGAACCCCCTCTTCGACATCATCAAGAAGCAGCTCTCCGAAAACGCCATTGGACGCGTGTTCATGGGCGAAGTGGATTACTTCCACGGCATCGGCCCCTGGTACAAGCAGTATGAGTGGAACATCAAGAAAGAGGTGGGCGCGAGTTCTCTTCTCTCCGCCGGTTGCCACGCCCTGGATGCCCTGCGCTGGTTCATGGGCGGCGAGGTGGAGGAAGTGATGCAGTACGCCACGGCCGGCGGCGGGCCCAGTTTCACGGAATATGAATACGCCCCCACGACCTGCACCATCCTCAAGTTCACCGATGGCCGCATCGGCAAGGTAACCTCCTGCATCGAGTGCGTGCAGCCCTATGTGTTCAACATCAATCTCGTGGGCACCCACGGCACCATCAAGAATAACCAGATCTGGTCCAAATCCCATTTCCCCGGTCAGACCACCTGGGTAACGGTGCCCACGATCCTGCCCGACAGCGGCGACGTGACCCACCACCCCTTCACCGGCGAGGCTTCCCACCTTATCGATTGCATCGAAAAGAATGTGGAGTCCCACACCAGCATTGCCGACGCCTTCAAGTCCCACGAGATCTGCTACGCCGCCGATCTCTCCGGCCTCGAAGGGCGCCCGGTCAAGTTACCCCTTTGA
- a CDS encoding putative Ig domain-containing protein, whose product MKRLLLTLALAALSLSAGAQTGTLYGSLNNFDAVNDTGVECHGFEIEVHGCHSREITYTYDWNHYGVPRIYEDSTDPANPICYVRYESKKNPDGSWASYTAIPAGPIAATDGHQFTNPFINFGGEHFGVGFWGVPRTVKYSWLIDDGAGNLMKAGQVNIGTPQFNYLPPLIVQQQVVAPAQVVAVIEPPEPIEVPVLEFGEPTWIKVITTQSRNNNKVELEDLVSEDPNDPNDVNWRNGEPDEVEVEWELLQVEFNKDDGGNRGKNEAAPEDLNEGDEVITRRYEFYKYIGPIDPESGEVETDSVGPDGIHGDEIKEINGVEVDFSTIEIVGDYIGAQMAAFDAAGQMGLIDHLQDGEINQPYVERSMVIGGTPPIVTTIDGALPEGMEFDVVTGILSGTPTESGIFNFTLHSTDAAAADVTMDYSLNILEAPIAQFTVTADAAPVEGGSVTGAGTFDEGANVSLEATPEAGYQFLNWTENEVEVSTSAIYEFALSGDRNLVANFELIPVKVYQSVDHLVSIVESGKTSTLNRVTRKITSVSTVTITNNSGDSIDAPLNLLVNGVGAGITMPEASGSPAPGSFNYDLGAKKGLATLLPGESATITIKFVYPMTTRLAYSLGFMGTAF is encoded by the coding sequence ATGAAACGTCTATTATTGACCTTGGCGCTCGCCGCGCTCAGCCTCTCCGCCGGCGCCCAAACAGGAACGCTGTACGGCAGCCTGAACAACTTTGACGCGGTGAACGACACCGGGGTGGAGTGCCACGGCTTCGAGATCGAAGTCCACGGCTGCCACAGCCGCGAAATCACCTACACCTACGACTGGAACCACTACGGTGTTCCCCGCATCTACGAGGACAGCACCGATCCGGCGAATCCCATCTGCTACGTGCGCTATGAAAGCAAGAAGAACCCCGACGGAAGCTGGGCGTCCTACACCGCGATCCCGGCCGGCCCGATTGCCGCGACCGACGGCCACCAGTTCACCAACCCCTTCATCAACTTCGGCGGCGAGCACTTCGGTGTTGGCTTCTGGGGTGTACCGCGCACCGTGAAGTACTCCTGGCTGATCGACGACGGCGCGGGCAATCTGATGAAGGCCGGTCAGGTCAACATCGGCACGCCCCAGTTCAATTACCTGCCGCCCTTGATTGTTCAGCAGCAGGTCGTCGCACCGGCGCAGGTCGTTGCCGTGATTGAGCCCCCGGAACCCATCGAAGTTCCCGTGCTCGAATTCGGCGAACCAACCTGGATCAAGGTCATTACCACCCAGTCGCGCAACAACAATAAGGTCGAACTTGAGGACCTTGTATCCGAAGACCCGAACGATCCGAATGATGTTAACTGGCGCAATGGCGAGCCCGATGAAGTCGAAGTTGAATGGGAACTGCTCCAGGTCGAATTCAACAAGGACGACGGCGGTAACCGCGGCAAGAATGAAGCTGCACCCGAAGACCTGAATGAGGGCGACGAAGTTATTACCCGCCGCTACGAATTCTACAAGTACATTGGACCGATCGATCCCGAGTCTGGCGAAGTCGAAACGGACTCCGTGGGCCCCGATGGCATCCATGGTGACGAGATTAAGGAGATCAACGGCGTCGAGGTCGATTTCTCCACCATCGAGATCGTCGGCGACTATATCGGCGCCCAGATGGCTGCTTTCGATGCGGCTGGACAGATGGGTCTGATCGACCACCTGCAGGATGGCGAGATCAACCAGCCCTACGTGGAACGCTCCATGGTCATCGGCGGAACGCCCCCCATCGTCACTACGATTGATGGCGCTCTCCCCGAAGGCATGGAGTTTGACGTGGTCACCGGTATCCTGTCGGGCACCCCGACGGAGAGTGGAATCTTCAACTTCACGCTGCACTCCACCGATGCCGCCGCCGCGGACGTGACCATGGACTACAGCCTCAACATCCTTGAAGCGCCCATTGCTCAGTTCACCGTCACCGCGGACGCCGCCCCGGTGGAGGGTGGTTCCGTCACCGGTGCGGGCACCTTCGATGAAGGCGCCAACGTCAGCCTGGAAGCCACGCCGGAAGCGGGCTATCAGTTCCTGAACTGGACCGAGAACGAAGTCGAAGTATCGACGAGCGCAATCTACGAGTTCGCTCTTAGCGGCGACCGCAACCTGGTGGCCAACTTCGAGTTGATCCCCGTGAAGGTGTATCAGTCGGTGGACCACCTCGTGTCGATTGTGGAATCCGGAAAGACCTCCACGCTCAACCGCGTCACCCGGAAGATCACGAGCGTCTCGACGGTGACCATCACCAACAATTCCGGTGATTCCATTGACGCGCCCCTCAACCTGCTGGTAAACGGCGTCGGCGCGGGTATCACGATGCCCGAAGCCAGCGGCTCCCCGGCACCCGGCAGTTTCAACTACGACCTCGGCGCCAAGAAGGGTCTTGCCACCCTGCTGCCCGGCGAGTCCGCAACAATCACGATCAAGTTCGTGTACCCCATGACCACACGCCTGGCTTATAGCCTCGGGTTCATGGGCACCGCGTTCTAA
- a CDS encoding zinc ribbon domain-containing protein codes for MQVSYTKCRSCGESVRTSAKFCFRCGAHARPLPVFWFSFLSGLYVAYVLLDTYNLV; via the coding sequence ATGCAAGTCAGCTATACCAAATGCCGATCCTGTGGTGAGTCGGTCCGCACCAGCGCGAAATTCTGCTTCCGCTGCGGTGCGCACGCCCGGCCCCTGCCCGTATTCTGGTTTTCTTTTCTCAGCGGGCTCTACGTGGCCTATGTGCTGCTCGACACCTATAACCTCGTCTGA
- a CDS encoding PEP-CTERM sorting domain-containing protein, translated as MRTLEWASPLAGISTKRWALGLAVACLSALPTSASVVNGDFSGGLGSWNTSGDVTSVSEATLGDNGEIYSYLYQAVALAPGQYIIEFDFLNLLSSDLATDPNAFPDAFFASLYFTNDLSSFDLLGTVPVDVMPLVDLESAGPVNVAGVLSPSAVGPDWTHFSMAFTNNFSYVIPTFELLDFNFASNDSSVSLDNVSITLDPAVVPIPEPATMTLLGMGLAGCFLKRKRSAKSL; from the coding sequence ATGAGAACACTTGAATGGGCGAGCCCGCTGGCGGGCATTTCCACGAAGCGCTGGGCCCTCGGGCTTGCGGTGGCCTGCCTTTCGGCACTGCCCACCTCCGCCTCCGTGGTTAACGGGGACTTCAGCGGCGGCCTCGGAAGCTGGAACACTTCCGGCGATGTGACGTCCGTGAGCGAAGCGACGCTGGGCGACAACGGCGAAATCTACAGCTATCTTTACCAGGCCGTGGCCCTGGCGCCCGGACAGTACATCATCGAGTTCGACTTCTTGAACTTGCTGTCGTCCGACCTTGCGACCGACCCGAATGCCTTCCCCGATGCTTTTTTTGCATCGCTGTATTTCACCAATGACCTCTCCTCTTTCGACCTGCTCGGCACCGTTCCTGTCGACGTGATGCCGTTGGTTGATCTGGAGTCTGCTGGTCCCGTGAATGTTGCGGGCGTGTTGAGCCCGAGCGCTGTGGGACCCGACTGGACCCACTTCTCCATGGCGTTTACGAACAACTTCAGTTACGTGATCCCGACCTTTGAACTGCTGGACTTCAATTTTGCGTCGAATGACAGCTCCGTCAGCCTGGACAACGTCTCCATCACGCTGGACCCGGCCGTGGTTCCGATTCCCGAACCCGCGACCATGACCCTCCTGGGCATGGGCCTGGCCGGCTGCTTCCTCAAGCGCAAGCGCAGCGCCAAATCCCTCTAA